In Gouania willdenowi chromosome 15, fGouWil2.1, whole genome shotgun sequence, one DNA window encodes the following:
- the adss2 gene encoding adenylosuccinate synthetase isozyme 2 has protein sequence MSETGSQEPNGGPTPTPAPAVGNKVTVVLGAQWGDEGKGKVVDLLAQDADMVCRCQGGNNAGHTVVVDTVEYDFHLLPSGIINPKVTAFIGNGVVIHLPGLFEEAAKNERKGKSLEGWEKRLIISDRAHIVFDFHQAVDGVQEQQRQEQAGKNLGTTKKGIGPVYSAKAERSGLRVCDLLADFTQFSERYKALAQQYKAMYPTLEIDKDGELDKLKNYVAHIKPMVRDGVHYMYEALHGPPKKILVEGANAALLDIDFGTYPFVTSSNCTVGGVCTGLGMPPQNIGEVYGVVKAYTTRVGIGAFPSEQSNEIGELLQTRGKEVGVTTGRKRRCGWLDLVLIKYAHMINGFTALALTKLDILDVFSEIKVGVAYKLDNKAIPHFPANQEVLQRVEVQYETLPGWNSDTSAARSFDELPENAQKYVRFIEEHLGVPVKWIGVGKSRESMIQLF, from the exons ATGTCGGAGACCGGGAGCCAGGAGCCCAACGGCGGCCCGACACCCACACCCGCACCGGCGGTCGGCAACAAAGTGACCGTGGTGCTCGGAGCGCAGTGGGGCGACGAGGGGAAGGGAAAGGTGGTGGACCTGCTGGCTCAGGACGCGGATATGGTCTGCAGATGTCAG GGCGGCAACAACGCAGGACACACCGTAGTGGTCGACACGGTGGAGTACGATTTTCACCTCCTGCCCAGTGGCATCATCAACCCCAAGGTTACGGCCTTCATCG gTAACGGTGTTGTGATCCATCTGCCTGGCCTGTTTGAAGAGGCAGCAAAAAATGAGCGCAAAGGAAAAA gcCTGGAAGGCTGGGAGAAAAGGCTGATCATTTCAGACAGAGCACACATTG TGTTTGACTTCCACCAAGCTGTGGATGGCGTTCAGGAACAGCAGAGGCAAGAGCAAGCAGGCAAGAA CCTCGGAACGACAAAGAAAGGCATCGGTCCGGTGTATTCCGCAAAGGCTGAACGAAGCGGTCTGAGAGTATGTGACCTGCTGGCGGACTTCACACAGTTCTCTGAAAG GTATAAAGCTTTAGCTCAGCAGTACAAAGCCATGTATCCCACTTTGGAGATCGACAAAGATGGAGAGTTGGACAAATTAAag aacTATGTGGCACACATTAAACCCATGGTGCGAGACGGCGTGCACTACATGTATGAAGCTCTACATGGTCCTCCAAAGAAAATCCTGGTGGAAGGAGCCAACGCAGCTCTGCTGGACATTGACTTTG GTACGTACCCATTTGTGACGTCGTCCAACTGCACGGTGGGCGGCGTGTGCACGGGCCTCGGGATGCCACCACAGAACATAGGCGAGGTTTACGGAGTGGTCAAGGCGTACACAACCAGAGTGGGCATCGGTGCTTTCCCTTCAGAGCAGAGCAAC GAAATAGGAGAACTGCTCCAGACTCGAGGGAAGGAGGTCGGCGTGACCACGGGCAGGAAGAGGAGATGTGGATGGTTGGACCTGGTGCTCATCAAATACGCTCACATGATTAATGGATTCACAGC TTTAGCTCTCACCAAACTCGACATACTGGATGTGTTTTCGGAGAttaaagtgggcgtggcttataaACTCGACAACAAAGCTATACCTCATTTCCCAG ccaatcaggaggtGCTGCAGCGCGTGGAGGTCCAGTACGAGACGCTGCCCGGCTGGAACAGCGACACCTCGGCCGCCAGGAGCTTCGACGAGCTTCCTGAGAACGCACAGAAATACGTGAGATTCATCGAGGAACACCTCGGCGTGCCTG tgaaatggatTGGAGTTGGAAAGTCTCGGGAGTCCATGATCCAGCTGTTCTAG
- the LOC114477264 gene encoding zinc finger protein 846-like, which translates to MTCPRLLRAFVNERLSAAAEEIFQVFEKTLVKYEEEASSSQQEIQRLRGLLLEFKPQHTTDISISSALREKSPSKQQHYEQDLSLGSFTEEQEHHHIKEEASEHGIGQNRGGEEEEKEEINVMRAQPFLVCKSDEQKNKEENFPQQETKTHHSPIISNKCFQTRPQSKNNQEKRVNQEPLVTFASDQPSTQPNLLVNLTDVPQNAPQEHHRCYLCNQTFSSSQCLNDHAFRLHSNNAGVLCTVCGETLKSTESFIVHMQSHKKPKSCYVCGKHSANLSEHMASHAVAKLHRCHICGRECGRKGDLKIHMRIHTGEKPFCCSFCGRSFTHSGHLRKHMRSHTGERPHSCHICGRSFLQSVHLKGHLRTHTLQ; encoded by the exons ATGACTTGTCCACGGCTGCTCAGGGCCTTCGTGAATGAGCGGCTGTCTGCAGCTGCAGAGGAGATATTTCAGGTTTTTGAGAAGACTTTGGTGAAATATGAAGAAGAGGCTTCCAGCTCACAGCAGGAGATCCAGAGACTCCGAGGTTTGCTGCTGGAGTTTAAACCTCAACACACAACAG ACATCTCTATTTCGTCTGCCTTACGAGAGAAAAGTCCATCCAAGCAGCAACATTATGAGCAGGATCTGAGCCTCGGCAGCTTCACAGAGGAGCAAGAGCATCACCATATTAAAGAGGAGGCCTCTGAGCATGGGATTGGTCAAAAccgaggaggagaagaagaggaaaaagaagaaataaatgtGATGCGTGCTCAACCTTTCCTTGTCTGTAAGAGTGAtgagcagaaaaacaaagaagagaATTTTCCACAGCAGGAAACAAAAACTCACCACTCACCGATAATTTCAAATAAATGTTTCCAAACTCGGCCTCAAAGTAAAAACAATCAAGAGAAAAGAGTAAACCAAGAACCACTAGTGACTTTTGCATCAGACCAACCCTCAACCCAACCGAATCTTCTCGTAAACCTCACCGATGTACCCCAAAATGCTCCACAAGAGCATCATCGGTGCTATTTGTGCAACCAGACGTTTTCCTCCAGCCAATGTTTAAATGACCACGCCTTTCGCCTTCATTCCAACAACGCCGGTGTCCTCTGCACGGTGTGTGGAGAAACCCTGAAGTCCACTGAAAGCTTCATCGTTCACATGCAGTCGCACAAGAAACCAAAGAGCTGTTACGTGTGCGGGAAACACTCGGCGAACCTCAGTGAGCACATGGCATCACACGCCGTCGCCAAACTGCACCGCTGCCACATCTGTGGGAGGGAGTGCGGCCGCAAAGGTGACTTAAAGATCCACATGAGGATCCACACGGGCGAGAAGCCGTTCTGCTGCTCTTTCTGCGGGAGAAGCTTCACTCACAGCGGACACCTGAGGAAGCACATGAGGAGCCACACTGGGGAGAGACCGCACAGCTGTCACATCTGCGGCAGGTCCTTTCTGCAGAGCGTACACCTGAAGGGTCACCTGAGGACGCACACACTCCAATAA